One genomic window of Daphnia pulex isolate KAP4 chromosome 10, ASM2113471v1 includes the following:
- the LOC124204504 gene encoding ER degradation-enhancing alpha-mannosidase-like protein 2: MRHWLTLCFILVWRDSDIVSAQRPIIPENFYTQEHLSELRAEVKELFYHAYNGYLNYAYPLDELQPLTCRGVDTWGSYSLTLIDALSTLAVLGNHTEFRRVVDVLSKKSFDSDINVSVFETNIRIVGGLLSAHLLSHKSGIELEPGWPCNGPLLRLAEDAAKRLLPAFNSSTGMPYGTVNLRYGVPPDETPVTCTAGVGTFIVEFGVLSRLTQNPEYEAVAMRALKSLWDHRSSLGLLGNHINVETGQWVATDSGIGAAIDSYYEYLVKGSALLGRPELMEMFWHHLVGIERYMRKDDWYFWVTMTKGTVSLPVFQNLEAYWPGVLSTIGKNSDAMKSILNYHQVLKHIGFVPEMYDVQQREVRPNREGYPLRPELIESLMFLYQGTRDKNLLAMGEDVLRAIQHSTRTPCGYATVKDTRDHRLEDRMESFFLAETTKYLYLLFDTENFIHGQGISGKPHRVASRSCMLDTGAYIFNTEAHPMDVGALDCCHGPTERDIWQKAWFPKRSSKRNSPESSDDKLSIVSSSSIETCKKPHWQSFLWIKSPPTCSASSAASKSWTGKRRRSSLYSLLTCEAAPFMQMFCIGGEVCDI, encoded by the exons ATGAGACACTGGCTTACATTATGTTTCATCCTAGTCTGGAGGGACTCGGATATCGTCAGTGCACAAAGACCCATTATTCCAGAAAATTTTTACACACAAGAACACCTGTCGGAATTGAGAGCCGAAGTGAAAGAGCTTTTTTATCATGCATATAATGGTTACCTGAATTATGCTTATCCGCTTGACGAGCTACAGCCCTTAACCTGCAGAGGTGTCGACACTTGGGGAAGCTACTCCTTGACATTGATTGATGCTCTCTCAACGCTTGCAGTCTTAGGCAATCACACAGAGTTTAGACGTGTTGTTGATGTTCTGAGTAAAAAGAGCTTTGATTCTGACATCAATGTATCTGTGTTTGAAACAAATATTCGAATTGTTGGAg GACTTCTTAGTGCACATTTACTCAGCCACAAATCTGGGATAGAACTGGAACCAGGATGGCCTTGTAATGGTCCTCTTTTGAGGTTGGCAGAAGATGCTGCCAAGAGACTCTTGCCAGCATTCAACTCTTCCACTGGAAT GCCGTACGGGACAGTCAATCTAAG GTATGGAGTCCCTCCAGATGAAACTCCAGTAACGTGCACGGCCGGTGTTGGTACCTTCATAGTCGAATTCGGAGTGTTATCGAGGTTGACGCAGAATCCTGAATACGAAGCGGTAGCTATGAGAGCTTTGAAATCCTTGTGGGATCATCGTTCTAGCTTAGGTTTACTTGGTAACCACATCAACGTCGAAACTGGCCAATGGGTAGCCACTGATTCTGGAATTGGAGCTGCTATAGACTCGTACTACGAATACCTCGTCAAAGGTTCAGCACTTTTAGGTCGACCAGAGCTAATGGAAATGTTTTGGCATCACCTCGTCGGCATTGAACGTTACATGCGCAAGGATGACTGGTATTTTTGGGTCACAATGACAAAAGGTACTGTTTCATTGCCAGTTTTCCAGAACCTGGAAGCCTATTGGCCCGGGGTTCTCAGCACAATAGGGAAAAATTCCGATGCAATGAAGTCTATCCTCAACTATCATCAAGTCCTGAAGCACATTGGCTTCGTTCCGGAGATGTACGACGTCCAACAACGTGAAGTCCGACCCAACAGGGAAGGTTATCCCCTCAGACCGGAGTTGATCGAGTCCCTCATGTTCCTTTACCAAGGAACCAGGGATAAAAACTTACTGGCGATGGGAGAAGATGTTCTTCGAGCGATCCAACACAGCACCAGGACTCCGTGTGGCTACGCAACTGTCAAAGACACTCGAGATCATCGATTAGAAGATCGCATGGAGTCCTTCTTTCTTGCAGAGACAACAAA ATACTTGTACCTGCTGTTTGACACGGAGAACTTTATCCATGGCCAAGGGATCTCGGGCAAACCTCATCGAGTGGCTTCCAGATCGTGCATGCTAGACACCGGAGCTTACATTTTCAACACTGAAGCCCACCCTATGGACGTTGGAGCGTTGGATTGCTGCCATGGACCAACTGAGCGAGATATTTGGCAAAAGGCTTGGTTTCCAAAACGGTCGTCTAAAAGAAACTCACCCGAATCTAGTGATGATAAATTATCGATAGTGTCTTCCTCTTCGATTGAAACTTGTAAAAAACCTCACTGGCAGTCATTTCTCTGGATCAAATCTCCTCCCACATGCTCGGCATCATCAGCTGCTTCTAAATCATGGACAGGAAAACGTAGAAGATCTTCACTTTACTCTTTGTTGACCTGCGAGGCTGCTCCGTTCATGCAGATGTTTTGCATCGGTGGTGAAGTTTGCGACATCTAA